One Aquarana catesbeiana isolate 2022-GZ linkage group LG06, ASM4218655v1, whole genome shotgun sequence genomic region harbors:
- the LOC141147459 gene encoding olfactory receptor 1f45-like: protein MSENQTFQPEFILLGLSDLTAARIPLSLFFHMVYAATVAGNLLIIFLVNTDSHLQTPMYFFLGNLSVLDTFMPSCSVSHLSFGNFTGNILISYSTCIAQVFFFSWFAYTEFFLLAIMSYDRYVAICLPLHYTTKISIKLCVQLVTSIWIFSFAYSLMHTLSTQRLSFPDSVTIPGLFCELFQLIQLSRSDTYLNYLLIFLVGVPFALVAFSITFLSYVYIVKTILRIKMKDGRRKAFSTCSSHLTVVFMFYVTTFFNYIQPKNENFLVGRLVSVLYTFFTPFLNPVIYSLRNNELKGAVRRALGKMTVRS, encoded by the coding sequence ATGAGTGAAAATCAAACTTTTCAGCCTGAATTTATTTTGCTTGGCCTGTCAGACCTCACGGCTGCTCGGATCCCGCTATCTCTGTTCTTCCATATGGTCTATGCGGCCACCGTGGCTGGGAACCTTCTCATCATTTTCTTGGTGAACACTGactcccacctgcagacccccatgtACTTTTTCCTGGGAAACCTCTCAGTTTTAGACACATTCATGCCTTCCTGTTCTGTATCTCATCTGTCTTTtggcaactttacaggaaacaTACTGATATCATACTCAACTTGCATTGCCCAGGTTTTCTTCTTCTCCTGGTTTGCCTACACTGAGTTCTTTCTTCTGGCAATTATGTCCTATGATCGATATGTTGCCATCTGTCTTCCTCTGCATTACACAACCAAAATAAGCATTAAACTGTGTGTTCAGTTGGTCACCAGCATTTGGATTTTCAGCTTTGCCTACTCCTTGATGCACACACTTAGTACGCAAAGATTGTCCTTCCCTGATTCTGTCACCATCCCGGGCTTGTTCTGTGAATTGTTTCAGCTGATTCAACTGTCACGTTCTGACACTTACCTCAATTACTTACTAATTTTTCTTGTTGGGGTGCCATTTGCTCTTGTTGCCTTTTCCATCACTTTCCTTTCCTATGTCTACATTGTCAAAACCATCCTGAGAATTAAAATGAAGGACGGCAGACGGAAAGCCTTCTCCACCTGCAGTTCTCACCTCACGGTGGTCTTCATGTTTTATGTGACTACATTCTTCAACTACATTCAACCCAAAAATGAAAATTTTCTTGTTGGCCGACTAGTATCTGTACTTTATACATTTTTCACCCCTTTTCTAAATCCTGTTATATACAGTCTAAGAAACAATGAACTGAAAGGTGCTGTCCGCAGAGCTCTGGGGAAGATGACAGTAAGGTCGTGA